From the genome of Fusobacterium perfoetens:
TACATTTGGAGAATGTGTGGTAAATATAAATTGAATTTTTGGAAAAATTTTACACAATATTGAAATTATCTTTGTTTGCCAATTTGGATGTAAATGCATATCTATTTCATCTATTAATATAATTCCTGGTGTCCCTTTTAAAATATTATCTAAAAGTTGTGGATTCAATATTGCCATACGATAAGCAATATCTGCTATCATACTCAAAATACTTTTGGTTCCATCACTCAGTACTCTCATTGGTAAATTTTCAACAGTATTATCATTTTTCTTTAAAGAAATTTCTAATTCACCACTTTTAACTTTAAAATCAACTTTAACTTCTTTTAAATTTTCATCAAGCATTTTATAACTTTTGCTTAAAGCTTTTTTTACAGCATCTAGTTCAGGAATAATTTTCTCTTCTTGTAATTCGATATAAGTCATTTTTTCAAACCACTTTAACATTTGCTTTTCGTTTGAAGCTGAATCTAAACAATCAATATATCCTTTTAAACGAGAGAAATTTCCTTTTATTTCTTTTATATTTCTATCTCTCTTTTGCATCCAAAGTCTACCTGTACCATAATATGCTACCATTGGTAATATTATATTTTTGTCTCCTTCTTTAATCCCTTTTTGAAGAGATGAAGCATATTCTATTATTTGTTTAGCTCTCGTACTTGTAGTCCTTCCTCTTTCTCCATTCAGAGTTCTTTCCCAATAAAGTTCTTTATTATCAAATTCACATTTGGTTGAAATAGACACTGGAAATTGATGCTCTCTCTCTATTCTATTTCCTATTTCATACATTTTATAGTGAGAATCATTTTTATTAATTCCTAAGATTCCCATTCCATCAAATACTGAAATATATCCACCTAAGGCAATAGATAAAGCATCTAATATAGTTGTTTTTCCTGAGCCATTAATCCCTATTAAAACTATATAATTTGAATCTAACTTTATCTTCATATTTTCGTAACAACGAAAATTTTTAATTTCTAATTCTTTTATTTTCACTATGTCACCAGCCCATTCAAAATTTAACTATAATCTATCTTAATTATATCATCTCTTTAAGGAAAACTCAATTATATA
Proteins encoded in this window:
- a CDS encoding AAA family ATPase, whose protein sequence is MKIKELEIKNFRCYENMKIKLDSNYIVLIGINGSGKTTILDALSIALGGYISVFDGMGILGINKNDSHYKMYEIGNRIEREHQFPVSISTKCEFDNKELYWERTLNGERGRTTSTRAKQIIEYASSLQKGIKEGDKNIILPMVAYYGTGRLWMQKRDRNIKEIKGNFSRLKGYIDCLDSASNEKQMLKWFEKMTYIELQEEKIIPELDAVKKALSKSYKMLDENLKEVKVDFKVKSGELEISLKKNDNTVENLPMRVLSDGTKSILSMIADIAYRMAILNPQLLDNILKGTPGIILIDEIDMHLHPNWQTKIISILCKIFPKIQFIFTTHSPNVLSNVSNKNVLILDNYEIYPLENMTYGRDVESILREVMKTEVRPKEVVEKLELFNDLLDEKNIVEAKKVLEELEEILGKDDSNVVEREVSLRLEELEM